From the genome of Pseudomonadota bacterium:
GCCGGCGCCGACGAGCAGGTCGAGGGCGCTCTGGACGGTCTTTTGGTCGAGCGAGCGGTGTTTTGCCTTGAGCTTCTCCCAGAACCCGGCCGCGGTCACGTGGTGCTCGGAGGAGAGAAAGCTGAGGAGTATGGTCTCCCGAAGGCCGCTGCGGTGCAGCCCCCTGGCGGTGCAGAAGTCCCTGAGCATGGAAAGCTGCCTGCGAAACCTTGCCCTCATGGTAGACAATCCTTCCTTTTTTCGGAAAGTTTATGAAGCCGGATGGATACTCGTCCGGGAGGAGGGCGGATGTCAAGGGCCCGCAACGGCCTTCACCGGGAGGTCAAAAGCCGGGGTGTCACCAGCTGAATATGACGGCGCCCTTGCGGTCGCTGTCCTTTGCGGCCTTTGTGTCTTCTACGAGCTTCTTCACGGCCCTCCTGGCCCTCTCCGCCGCATCGTCCTCGTCCAGCTGCGGGGTCCCCAGGTCCGGCACGCTCTGCCGCCCTCCCTCCACGAACGAGGGCAGTTGGGGGGCCGGAAAATAGTCCTGCAGAATCTGGTCCATGCTCGGCAACTGAGTCTTAAATTCGACGGGATTTTTCGGAGACTCATAGGGCACAGGATCATTCAGCCACTTCGGATGATCCAGGGAGTACTGGATTGGCGCCACCTTTCGTCGCTCCACCTTCCTCACCTTGGACGGGTCTATCGCAATCCGGCAGGAGCCGCCCTCCTCCCGGCCGACGATCCGTATGTTCTCCCTGTTCATCAGCACCCGGTCGCCGTCAAGGCTGACCGCGCCCGAATAGTCTATCGAAACCGCCTCATACCTCTTTCCACCCTTCAACACCACTGTGTCGCCCTCTTCTACTTCGCCCTTGATCTTTGGAAGCCTGAGCGGCTTTCCCGTGAGCGAGGACTCATCGACGAGCACGCCCCTCGCATGCAACGTCGACATCAAATCCGAGATGACGAGCCGGACAGACGCGGATCGGGACTCAGCGGAAGATTCTCCGTCGGGGTTCAGCACCCCCTTCCACGGAGAGCACTGTTGCCTGCCTAAGCCGTACTCCAGAAACTCGCCCAGGGCATCGAACTCTCCGGAATCTGGCAATTCCTCACCCATGAGGAGACTCCGGAGGAGCTCCATGTTCGGCACCCCCGACAGCTTCAGCCCTGACATGTCTATCCTGCTGTTTTCAGACAGCCACCAGAGAGCGCACGACGGGTTGACCCTGCAGGCGAACTGCACCTGCTCCTCGACGACCATCACGTACTCGTCGCGGGCGCCGTCGCCGTTCAAGTCCACCTCGACCTGCCTGTGATCAACGTCGCGAAAGAAGGAGGTCATCCCGAGCCCGAACTTCGTTTGACAGACCTGAAAGGTGTCGACAGCTCCCCATCCCATATTCGCCTCCTCTAAAGCCCGTCATCCCCCTCTTGAAATCGGCAATCGCATGGGTCGCATTGCCATCTCACCACAATGAAAACCTCCTCATGAACTCCTGCTGCATGACGTTTGAATCCACGGCATGAAACATCCTCTCGTTGATCTGCGGAACCTCAGTCCGGAAATCAGGCATCACAGGCATCGGCCTGATCTCCCAGAACGCGCGGTCCTTGCCAAGCCACCTTGTCCAGCAATTATCCTCGAAATTATAGTCGGACCAGTCGGGAAGCCCGGTGGGGACCTCCGGGCCGACAGGCACATTTTCACCCTCTCGCCAGGTCATGACCGTCAGATTGTCTCTGGCGGGCTCGTAGTCAGGCATGATTTCGAGGGCTTTGCGAAAGGCCTCCTTCGCCCCCACGCTGTCGCCCAGCCGGTGCTTTGCAACTCCCAGAAAATTGTGGCCCAGCACCGATCTCCCATTTGCCTCGATGGCCGCCTGTGCGTGCTTCAGGAGCAATTTGGCATCCTCCCTCTTTGCGGCAATGAAGGCCTCCGAGATGGCCAGATCCTCCCTCTCCTTGAACGAGTCCCTGTTGGCATTCAGAAACGCCTCCGCCTGGGCGATGTCCCGCTTGAGGAGCGTGTGAAATATGGCAAGCCTCGCCAGATCGTTCGAGGGCACGAGCTTGAGCGCCCTCCTGGCGTATTTCAACGCCCCCTCCGAATCGCCCTTGCTCATGAGAAGATAGGAATACTGAGAGGCATAATCCCCGTTGTCCCAGAGCTTTTTCCCCACCCTGCCATAGTCCTCCAGCGCACCCTCATAATCGGAGAGCAGAAGTTTAGACACCGCCCTCGCCTGGTAGAGTTCGGTCATGTCGGGCCGCATGGAGATGGCCCTGTCGAAGAACTCGATCGCCCTGCCATGGTCCCCCCTTTTGTGACTGAGGACTCCGAAATTGATATAAATCCCCACATCGCCCCGAGTAAGTTCAAGGGCCTTCTCAAGCACCTCCTCGGCAGCAGCAAGATCTCCGCCCTGCAGATAGTGATCGGACAGGACGCCGTATGGGAATGGCTCCGGAATGGCGAGGGCGACGGCGGCCTCGAAGTCCTCGATCGAGCCTTCAAAATCGCCCGAGTCCATCGTGGCCTTGGCATATATCAGATGCGCATAGGCCTTTATCTTCCGGTCCTCGCACGAAATCTTGAGCTCCGCCGCAAGGCGCCTGGCCTCCCCGAAATTCTTCAGATTGAGGAGGGCGGCGGCGAGCTGCCATTTGAGAAAATCGTCTTCAGCGTCTGCCCCCAGCCCGCGCCGGCATGCTGCGGCGGCCTTTTTGAATTGCCGCACCTCGTTGAAATGAAACGCCAATATGGAATAGAACGCCGCGTCCTTTTTCGCCAGCGCCTCCATCCTCGAGACTATCCTTTTGACTCCCCTCTCGTCACGCCTTGCGGACAGCAGCGTGTACTCAATACTCATGTTGGCGGGGTTTTCCCTGTCGGCCTTCGACAACTCTTTCAGCCAGTTCAGGGCCTCGTCGTTTTTCCCCTCACGGGCCGCCAGATGAGCGCGAAGGGCGCGATACATTGACGTCATCTCGGCGTTCAAGAGGGACGGATCGACCTTAATCGCCTCCCCGAGGGCGCGTTCGGTCTCCATGTTGTTGGCCAGGGCGACCGCAAAAAAGGTGCGGATTGAATCGCTCTGCGGATCAATCGAAAGCGATCTTTCAAAGCTCGCCGCCGCATTTGCAAAGTCTTCCAAAAACAGATATGCGAGCCCCTCGACCATCAGCTCCCTTGAGTTGCGAACGCCACGCGAGATCGCTCTCTGGATCAGCTCGAGCGCCTCTCCGCATCTCTTCTCGTGCAGCGAAATGAAGGCTCTCATCACCAGGGAGAAGGGGTTCTCCGGATCCGCATTCCAAGCCTCATCGGCGACCGCAAAAGAATCAGACCTCCTGCCCATTTCAACAAGCATGAAGAAGGCATCGTAGCGCAGAGAGATGTCATCAGGACGAAGGCGCGCAGCCTCCTCGATCTGCGCGAGCCCCTCCCCGCGCCTTCCCAGGGTCCAAAGCGTATCCCCCATGATCCTGCGATAGGAAGGCTCTTCCGGGTCGATCTCGATGGCCTCCTTAAAGACCTCGAGAGCGTCGTCGTACTTCCCCAGCTCGTAGAGAGATTTACCGAGATTGCCCAGCGCGTTCCCCCTCATTTCGAGCGGCACATTCGATTCGACGACTTTCCGAAACAGCGGAATCGCCTCGTCGAATCTCTTCATCCCGGCCAGGGCCGTGGCCATGTAAAACATGGTGGAAGGATCGCCGGGGGCGATCCCGTGCGCGCGCCTGTAATATTCGTACGCCCGGGGGAAATCATGGTCCTTTCGCTGCATGTGCCAGGCGCCCACGAGCCTGTTCGTAGATGCCCATTCGGGGATGAGCCGCTTTGCCTTGACGGCCCACCGGCCGGCTCCCTCCACATCGAGGCCCAGGGCGTTCATGCCCCCGAGCATGTAGATGATGCCCAGGGAGATGCGCTCCGATGTCACCGCCCACTCAACGTCGCCGAGAAACGGCATGCTGACCCTGCCGCTGGGATCGATGCTGCCCAGGGAGATGAGGGGGTTGGCCTGCCCCCTGACCTTGCACAGAGCCGCTGCGGGCTTGAATCCCGCCTCATGCATCGCGAGCAGAAAGAGGCTCAAGCCGCTGTATTCGTCGGCCGCGCAATTCTTATCTATATGCTCGTGGAGCGGCAGGGGCCGTCTTTCGCATTCGCCAAAGCCATGGATGATGCCGCTGGCCATTTTTCTGATCTCGTCCGCTCCCTCGAGGATGTCGGCCTGAGACAGGAGATCCCTCATCCCCGGCTCCAGGGGGCGCGATGAGGTGAGCAGGGCCATGGAGAGCACCGCGTACATCGCGTCGAAATAGCGTGCGTCGCCGCGCGACATGCCCGCCTTCTCTATGAGAGCCTCGGCGCGCCTGACGAGTTCCCTGATCCTGTCGTGGACCTTTGCCTGCGCCGCGCTCCTTTTGGACGGCGCATGAAGCGCGTACGGGTGGTAGATGCCGGTGTGCTCGGACAGCAGATTCTTGTATTTGCTGTGGCGCCGAAGGACATACTCGTACACCTCCTGAGGGGCGATCTCCCCGTCGCCCCTGCCCACGAGCTCCGGCTTCTGGCCGCCGCCTCGATCGATGACCGACAGGTCGAAGTAGCCGTCATCGATGTCGGATTTGCTTACACCGTCCTTTATGAGCCGGTCATAAATCTTTTTCGCTTTGGGATCTTCCGCAAGGGTGAACTTTATGTCGGACACGGAGGCCTCCATCATCGCGCTCAGGCTTTAACGCTGCGTGAACTATCTTCGCTCGTTGACGGCGAAGTGAGTCTCGGGCGGGACGTTCGGCTCGATTGTGGAGCATCTCGAAGTCATGCTTATAAACTCATCCGTCCTGTTGTCGATGCCGGACCCCTCGCAAAAAACGTTCTGAAGCTCGCTCCCTTTGCACTGTGAAGGATGAGACGCGCACCAGAGTGCGGGATGCCAGAATACGCGCTCCTGACAAAAATATAAGGGGTCCCTTTGCTTTTCAAGTTTTACATCTTCAAGGTTCGCTTCGCGCGGGGCCAGATATCTTCTGGCGCTCAGTTCAAACACGATAACCACAAAACCGTACTCCCTCCTTTTGAGCATCATTTTGTACGGCATCTGTCTCACAGGGCCGATCTTCCATGCATTCCATGCCGAAGAAGCCATCCTCCACGCGATTATCTCGCTGTTCGTCAAGAGCATCATAAACGGCGGACCGCTCGGGCCCCAGTCCGCCTGCTCTTCTTCCATATTCTCCTCGGCAGAACCCTCGATCTCCTCCGAGGACTCCTCAATGTACTGGAAAGCCGGGGGAAGGTATTCCAGTTTCAACCTGTAGCCCTCACCCTCATCCATCACGACCTTCATATTCACCCTCCTGTCGCGCGTCCAATATCAACGGTTATAGAAGCCCGCGCACATTTACCCCGGCTCCTCTGACGTATAACGTTTTCCAGAAAAGAGCTGATGTGTCAATAAGATACGAGGACCGGGGAATCGTTCGCCCTGTTCAAGGCCTAAAGATGCCTCCCAACCTCCTCCAGAAGCCCCTGGCGGTCTATGAAGTCCTCCAGGTAGTTCTTCTCGGCGCTGGAGATCACGAGGATCGGCGAGCGGTCGTATCTCGCCAGCCAGCGGCGGTAGCAGCGCTCCAGGCGCCTGAGGTAACCGTCCGGAACCCCCCGCTCCATCGTGCGGCCGCGGCCTGCGATGCGCTTCTTGAGCACGGGCAGCGGGCACTCCAGATAGATGAGAAGGTCCGGGGGGTTGATCACGCCAAGCATCGCCTCGTAGAGGTCGCGGTAGGTGCGGTGCTCCTCTCTGGTGAGTGAGCCCTGGCGGAATAGGTTCGCCTCGAATATCTCGGCGTCCTCGTAGATCGTCCGGTCCTGCACGACCGTGCCCGGATATGAATCAAGCTCGCGGTGGATCCTGAACTTATGCGTGAGGAAGTGCATCTGCGAATGGAAGGCCCAGCGCTTCATGTCCCTGAAGAAGAGCGGCAAAAAGGGGTTTTGGTCGTTTGGCTCGAAGAACGGCTTGAGCCCGAAGTGCTCGCAGAGGAACTTCACGAGGCTCGACTTTCCTGAGCCCATGTTGCCTGCGACCGCTATATATCTGGCAGCCATGCGACTGGCTATTCGTCCTCGAGGAGCTCGCCCTTCCTGCCGCCGGGCTTGTCGAAGTAGTCGAGCTTGTCTATCGGCATCGTCACGCTCGTGCATATGTTGCCGAGGTGTGCCGAAACCCTCTTGAAGAAACGCATGAGCATGGCCGGCGCAACCGCATTCCTGCCCTTATTGTCCTCGGCCAGCTCCCATACCTGCCTGTCGCACTCCTTCTCGGTCCTGTAGGCCTCCTCCCTGGTCGATCTGGCCAGAGCCTTGTCCTTCTTGTCGAACGCCACCTTGGTCTTGTCGAACCAGCACAGGATGTTGTAGCGCATCTCGAGGAGGAGCGGGATTAGAGGGTCCTTGAGGAGGTGGGGGGCCTTGCGGTATATCTCGTCTATGTTCTTGCAGTAGTCGCCTATCCTCTCCACGTCCTTGGAGAGGCTCATGAGGATGAGGCACGGAACCACGTCAGCCACACCCTGCACCGAGAGATGCGTGACTATGTCGCGGCGTATCACCTGCTGCAGGGTGTTGAGCCTGCTGTCCATCTTCGCCAGCTGGACGTGGGATGACTCTATCTTCCCGGAGTCGGTGAGCGGCGCGGTGGAGCGCTCGAACATCTCCTTCGCTATGACCATCATCTCGTCGAACCTCTTGAAAAGCTCGGCGAGGGGCGTTTCGTCGTGCCACATTGCCAGAAGCTCCCTGAAAACCATCGCAATCTCCTTTCCTTCAGAGCATCTCGCTCAAGATCATGCCGATAAACGGTATCAAGAAAAACATCGTTAATATATAGACGAAGACCAGCTTCTTGTGCGTGACAAAATAGTGCGACAGAAAAGTCGATATCGAAATCGGGATCCTGCGCATGAAAGGGGGCACGAAGAAGATGGCGGTGCCGCAGATATTGAACAGAAGGTGCACGAACGCTATGGTGAGGCCGTCCTGGTTGCCGGCCAGAGTAGCCAGCAGCGCAGTCACCGTGGTGCCCAGGTTGGCGCCCACCGTGAGCGGAAACGCCTGGGCGAGCGTTATCAGCCCCGCACCCACCAGGGGCACCATCATGGACGTGGTTATGGAGCTGGACTGAACAAGCGCGGTGAAGGCCGTGCCTATGGCCAGGACGATGTAGGGATTGGCCGAGAATACCCTCTGTATCCAGTGCTCGGCTTTGGAGCTGGTCGCGCGGCGCATGAGCTTCACAATGAAACTGAGGGAAACGAACACAAGGACGAGCGCAACGACCACGCTGAACACGCCGTTGGCCCTCTCGGAACATGAGAATAAATCCCCGATCATTCCCTGGAGCCATTTCACCGCCGGATGGATTACGACCTTGAGCGGGCTCTCGAAGCCGACCCCGCGTGAACCGTAGAAGAAGGCGGACAGAGAGCGGGCAGCCTTGCCGAGAAACCCGGTCGCCATTTCAAGGGGAAGGAGGATCGCCACCGAGAGCACGTTGAATACGTCGTGCATGTTGGCACCCGCGTAGGCCCTCTCGAACTCGTCGTTGCGCCTTATATGCCCGAGCGAAACTATGGCGCAGGTTATCGTCGTGCCTATGTTCGCGCCCATCACTATCGGAACCGCGCAGTTGACGGTGAGCCCCCCTGCCGAGACCAGGGCCACGATCAGCGAGGTCGTGAGGGATGAGCTCTGCACGATGGCCGTGGTCAGAATTCCGATCATGAGCCCTGCGAAGGGGTTTGTCGTGGCGGAGATCAGCCCCTCGGCGATATCCTTGCCCAGCATCTTGAACGAGCTGCCGAGCAAATCGATCGAAAAGAGGAATAAATAGAGAAGAACGAGTAAGAAAAGAACTCGCACGAAAACGGGAATCAGCTTCAATGCGCGCGGAGACATCGTGCGCCTAATATAATGAAGTGAAACCTTAGTAAAGGTATAAATGCCTCTATAACAGGGCGATCCGAAACAGGAAAATCAATCGCAGCCCATGCGCCTTATCTCCTCGGCCAGCGCCGGAACGACATCGAACATGTCGCCCACGATACCGTAGTCGGCCCTCGCAAATATCTGCGCCTCGGGGTCGCTGTTTATGGCGACCACCACCTTCGATCCTCGCATGCCGCTCATGTGCTGTATGGAGCCCGATATGCCGCAGGCTATATAGAGGGACGGGCTCACCGCCCTGCCGGACTGTCCCACCTGATGGTCGTGAGAGATGAACCCCTCGTCCACCGCGGCCCTGGAAGCGCCGACCGCAGCGCCCAGCGCCCCTGCGAGGTCCCTTATGACGCCGAAGTTCCCGGCCCCGCCGATG
Proteins encoded in this window:
- a CDS encoding Na/Pi symporter — translated: MRVLFLLVLLYLFLFSIDLLGSSFKMLGKDIAEGLISATTNPFAGLMIGILTTAIVQSSSLTTSLIVALVSAGGLTVNCAVPIVMGANIGTTITCAIVSLGHIRRNDEFERAYAGANMHDVFNVLSVAILLPLEMATGFLGKAARSLSAFFYGSRGVGFESPLKVVIHPAVKWLQGMIGDLFSCSERANGVFSVVVALVLVFVSLSFIVKLMRRATSSKAEHWIQRVFSANPYIVLAIGTAFTALVQSSSITTSMMVPLVGAGLITLAQAFPLTVGANLGTTVTALLATLAGNQDGLTIAFVHLLFNICGTAIFFVPPFMRRIPISISTFLSHYFVTHKKLVFVYILTMFFLIPFIGMILSEML
- a CDS encoding tetratricopeptide repeat protein — translated: MSDIKFTLAEDPKAKKIYDRLIKDGVSKSDIDDGYFDLSVIDRGGGQKPELVGRGDGEIAPQEVYEYVLRRHSKYKNLLSEHTGIYHPYALHAPSKRSAAQAKVHDRIRELVRRAEALIEKAGMSRGDARYFDAMYAVLSMALLTSSRPLEPGMRDLLSQADILEGADEIRKMASGIIHGFGECERRPLPLHEHIDKNCAADEYSGLSLFLLAMHEAGFKPAAALCKVRGQANPLISLGSIDPSGRVSMPFLGDVEWAVTSERISLGIIYMLGGMNALGLDVEGAGRWAVKAKRLIPEWASTNRLVGAWHMQRKDHDFPRAYEYYRRAHGIAPGDPSTMFYMATALAGMKRFDEAIPLFRKVVESNVPLEMRGNALGNLGKSLYELGKYDDALEVFKEAIEIDPEEPSYRRIMGDTLWTLGRRGEGLAQIEEAARLRPDDISLRYDAFFMLVEMGRRSDSFAVADEAWNADPENPFSLVMRAFISLHEKRCGEALELIQRAISRGVRNSRELMVEGLAYLFLEDFANAAASFERSLSIDPQSDSIRTFFAVALANNMETERALGEAIKVDPSLLNAEMTSMYRALRAHLAAREGKNDEALNWLKELSKADRENPANMSIEYTLLSARRDERGVKRIVSRMEALAKKDAAFYSILAFHFNEVRQFKKAAAACRRGLGADAEDDFLKWQLAAALLNLKNFGEARRLAAELKISCEDRKIKAYAHLIYAKATMDSGDFEGSIEDFEAAVALAIPEPFPYGVLSDHYLQGGDLAAAEEVLEKALELTRGDVGIYINFGVLSHKRGDHGRAIEFFDRAISMRPDMTELYQARAVSKLLLSDYEGALEDYGRVGKKLWDNGDYASQYSYLLMSKGDSEGALKYARRALKLVPSNDLARLAIFHTLLKRDIAQAEAFLNANRDSFKEREDLAISEAFIAAKREDAKLLLKHAQAAIEANGRSVLGHNFLGVAKHRLGDSVGAKEAFRKALEIMPDYEPARDNLTVMTWREGENVPVGPEVPTGLPDWSDYNFEDNCWTRWLGKDRAFWEIRPMPVMPDFRTEVPQINERMFHAVDSNVMQQEFMRRFSLW
- a CDS encoding deoxynucleoside kinase, with the protein product MAARYIAVAGNMGSGKSSLVKFLCEHFGLKPFFEPNDQNPFLPLFFRDMKRWAFHSQMHFLTHKFRIHRELDSYPGTVVQDRTIYEDAEIFEANLFRQGSLTREEHRTYRDLYEAMLGVINPPDLLIYLECPLPVLKKRIAGRGRTMERGVPDGYLRRLERCYRRWLARYDRSPILVISSAEKNYLEDFIDRQGLLEEVGRHL